From Zea mays cultivar B73 chromosome 3, Zm-B73-REFERENCE-NAM-5.0, whole genome shotgun sequence:
TCTCCTCAATGAAGTCCAATAGCTGAATAATCAATTTAACCTTATCAATCAATTTTGTTAAATTAGGGAGAGGCTTATACCAACCCTGAATCGCTTTTCGTGCCCTTTTAAACTTGGCCATGGGCCTTTTAGCTGGGTCTGGTTGAAATAGAGGCTAACTCCAAGAAtcttgaaaaattgtatgaaaatCTTTAAGCTGAAGGCTATAATTTTTGAATCTGAAGATGGGCGATTTGGGAACATTAATTTGGACATTGATCATCCAAGGAATATGATCCGAGGTTCCTCTAGAGAGCGAAAGTGCAGAAGTGGCCGGGAAGTTGACAGACCATGCTTTGGAGATTACTCTAGAGAGCGAAAGTGCAGAAATGGGCTAGATCCGCCCCTGACTCCAAGCCCTTGCCAAAAAAGGTTGCGCACGCAATGACACAATCAATCAAATCCGAGAAGAACTATCCGGCGATGAGATTGTAGCCGCTAGCCGGCTCTTGCTATGCCACAACTATACATGTCTCTTAGAAAGTCAAAGACTTCCAGCCGTGttgtttagttgcacaaatatgaACAATTATGATCAAGCTAACTACATGAAATATTCAAGATGCTGATTAAAGGATTCTTCGAGGTCTCCTACCAAAGGCGTGCCGATCTAGAGTAGTTCTTAATCTAGAGCGGAAGGAATTTTTTGAGAAAACAAGTCCTCACTGGTAGGAGACCGCAAAGGAGGGGTAAGCTCACGGAGTCACGGTTCGCGTCGCCATATCTGCATATTGGGCGGCCGTCCAGAGGCGAGAAGTTGAGGGGCGTGAAAAAAAAGGCTCTCAATGGGTTTCTCAGCGCTATACATCCAATCTAGGGCGGCAACTAGTCCAGCTGGACCTGGTACCACTCCACGGAACCAACGTCTCCGTCGATCTCGAGCACGCACACGGACCTGACGAGGTACGAGACGGCCTCGTCGACCGTGCCGAACCTGGCAAGGTCTGGGGGCAGGGTGTCCCTGGGCCAGTTCTTGAGCCAGCCCTTGAGCCTCTCCTCCAGCTCCTCCCTGGACACGAACGCCTCATCCATGCCGGGTTCCATCAGCACGTACGTGTCCGACTGGATGTCCGCCCGTCTCCTCCGCGTTGCACAAACCTACAATAGGAACCAAcagagagtggtggagtgtgacgTACTGGTTGGAGGTATAACAACATTGTTTTCTTTCTAGAATTGGACCTGTTCTCCGTGGCCTCGCATTCTCGGCGATCGCTTCAGCGAGGCCGTGCAAAAGCTCGCGGCACCACCCACCACGAACGCCGTCTTCTGCGAGCGCCGGCGGGGCAGCAGCAGTGACGCCCTTCTGCTGCCTGTGTTTTCGAGGAGACAGTGCAGATGACGGGCGCTTGTGCGCGGTGACGCAGAAGTGGAATATGGTGTACAGTACACAAAACTCCGTCCGCATCAGGCCTGTATGCAGAGGAAGTGAGGAACCAGGAGCAGTTTTACCTGAAGGTCTGGGAGACGGCAGCCATGGGGGACGGCCGCCGGAGAGGTTCCTCTTGCCGGATGGCGCGAGAGACGCTGCAGGCCAGGCGACGGCGAGGGCGCACGCCATCATGGCTGCCCACCTGCGGTGTGGAATCACTGCAGAACGAGACGGAATTGGGAGACACGAGGCGGCGGTGGGTGAACACCGCGCAAAGAGCTGCTTGGCCTCCGATGTACCGCACCGGATGTGAACCGGACGGAGCTCTCTAGTCCACTAACGCAACATCAGATGTCTGGTTTGCAGATTGGCCCTTTTTTCATGGAAGTATTATGTGTGTGTTCTACTTTCGTGCACATGAACGACTCCACAGGTCACGAAAGAAAGGTTACATCTCTATCTCTATTATACTTAAAGCACATGTTGAGCACCGTTTTGAGcctggcggaccgtccggccctgaggccgtacggtccgcggtccggacagtccgcgcctgtgggccggacggtccgcgcatgcgcagagcagtttagggttccgagttttgtgataTGGTTGTTtgctagatttgcggaattagctcggaatccagtcgtgtaaagggtccagcccccctcctctataaaaagagaggtatacgaccgatttgtaatcatcatcaatcgaatcaacacttctatttcgcattttatcctaggagtagctctagtctagtttaggtttagcatcTCGATCTCCAATttttcgcttctcttcgactctacgccgattagaagagtctaggtcggcctgccgagcctagacatcacctaggatctctcctccccgacggggtccctcccgagagcagcgagatccaggccgccgccggcgacttccgccgcctctacatacgcgtggaccgtccggccgtcaggcagaagactcagcccctgcgccaggtcgcggaccgtccgcgcctgaccagagagcaccgccacggttcttgctgagtgtttggcgctccgaaaaggcgtcaacatactttttggcgactccgctggggaagacatatttagacctatcaaatcggccctcaatggccggttcaagggatagttctgaagtttctccaagcaacatcatagagccgacttgggaaaccttgccgaccgacgaacagctccagttcgaggagcacaaggagcagatgatccaggaggcgaaagcaaagttcttggccaacttcaaagtcgacaggaacaacaaggtcgtccgacatcgggcgacagaTCCAGCTTCACtgcaacccacgccagatatccccaatgtaagtaatacaaacgagctgcaatctcttaagaattatgtagatgaacagcgtgaacaaatgcaaaatatcataggggatatGCAAAACGACTATAGGAGGTTAGCgcgctgttggaacttgctctcagcagcaaggaggccaacgagggtgaacggtggtgacaacagggttacgtgctcgggggcaatagctctgttgatctcgcctctcacgggcactgtgcgggggtatttataggtatctgagtgcccagcgccttgtgttaaggacgcatgtgccctcagacacctagtttatccccagaatattcccataaagcagggttacaagctgtaattacaagtatgcctttacaaattaggcccgtaacacaaaggcggccacgcagggcccgttacaatgggccagatcacacgtgggcctcaggactgaacgaggccgcgccgcgggaaggcgtcgccgcaggccttcgtcaaagtgccgaatggagcgaagggtgtccctgcccgctttgtctctgtcagaccagcgactgcggcgagggcctcgagcgaagggtggcgtctttgccttcgccccaacatttgccctccgagggaccagttcgataaagtcacctggtgccgaagacgtcgctagatggcggagacgctgccctcgctcgaagtggttccgcgggggtttttgatgtgaccgttgatggacggcgtactgttggattgcaggtttcccgaagcgccgcgccctgcctataaaagggggcgggggtcggcgctgtttgaactttgccttccacgctccgtaaaaaccctatccgcccgccgtcttgctgttcctcttcttccgctgctccttttgctcgccggagttctggctcgagtgaagcagaccgcccgccgccgccgatggtacgtagcaatgccgtcctcttcttcttccgccgacaccacgccgccggccgccgcctcgtctgaggagacgttgagtagcgtgatggtggaggagttgcgcgccggcgactctgttgattttggtatgtcacggatgacgtcagcccgcgttgaagatatgcagcggttgggctactttggcggcggagttgctcgtgctccggggacggaggaagtccccgagccggagggtgagttggtcgttttcgaggcgttcttcgccgccggtctccgcttgcctgcgcaccagtttgttggcgaagtcctgcgtagattcaacgttcaaatacatcagctgacaccgaatgccatggtggcgctggcgaagtatgtctgggcgacgacttcgtacggcggacagccgtcggttgaagttttcgcgaagaattattgtttgcattggtagAAGAGGATGGTtagggacggagttgcccagttcgggtcatgcacattcacgccgaagaccggcaagaccacaatgccagtagtggagttggttccgtgcgcccgcaacaagtggggcaattggaatgaattttggttttacgttgctgagggtactatcgaagaccatgagggactccccgtgtctgagatgtgctctcattattactctgcgtatccgccttttgaagtggcagaagaggatgcagacgaaggggcccttcggtgcgccgccggtcagagcagtgggcgtgatttagttgaagagttcgtggcgtacggggtctggcccttggcgcacggctgggcgctgggcgaagtgtgccctcgccagatgccttttcacggaggaagggtggtgcaaagtcctgccttcgcactaaatttgcgaaaccgtgacccggccgcctttgtgcgtgatgcggaggacttggcggtacggctcgtgggacgttacgtgccgaggacggaaggccagcgcagctttgatatccgtgggtcaaatgaccgtttgaacagggtcttcgaattaaatcaattgccgtacgacgactaccctggtcaagacgaagcggaccgccgtgggaagaaaccggcggtggagactggaggcgaccctgagctggcggccgccccctcctcaaaaaagagaaaattaggtactgcgatgggaggacttggggtgtttgatagttttgctagagagttaatgaggacgtgtgcggccccgggggaaaggatgtcttcgcccgagctccgggagtcttcggctcggatgctgagggttaccgggggttgttggcctagaaatgttcctatcccctgcgcggctgaggaggactgttttacatctcgtatggttcatcagtggagagtttttccttacgggcgaaatatcggtgctgttgtgtgggcagtgatggacaaggatcgccaaggggcggcgcaaaaacgccaggcgactgtcaggattcacgaagctcggccgaaaaggccgcggggaactgcgaaggctgcggcctccggcggaggcaagccgccgctggcggcgaaggcgggcgcctctgcacctagcaaggcgccggaggcaacggtggGCGCCGGGGGCtccaaactgacgaaggtggtgccgccggccagcggagtggcggaggcttcgaaggcggcccgaacgtTGCCGCCATCGGGCAAACgcattgccgacttcggcaccgagattaatgtggacgattatcttgggggtaagtctctctctctctctatatatatatatatatatattttaattcgctgatgcgttgcagggtcggacgagggccagcttgctatagttgcgcctgccgcggcgatcgcgacggctgcgctagcgccgaaggcgaggggcgagacccttggcgccggaggcgaggtgtcggtccTCGCGATGGTctgggacgaggcgggcgtggcgacccgccagctgaagggagtgacggaggcgctgagtcaggcgacggaggcgctgagtcaggtccgctgagtcaGGCGATTTTTTTAAGGCCGCGGCCTCACGTGtgcttctgcaggtggctgacttcaccagtcgtactgcgtcgggggcccttacggcagctttgtctgccgaagtcgagagacttcggacgcaacatgctgatgccgtccgtgaaaaatcggcctccgacagcaagtgccgtaaattGGCGGACAGGgtgctggagaaggagaaggctgacctccggcgccagctggcgggggagaggagggaggctaacgaagccatcgccaaagagcaggctgcgcaggcggaggccaggctggcgcgggcggaaggcaatattgcCAAGGAGCGCGCCagacagctgcaggagcggcttacagccctggagagccgcgcgaagggggccgaggccgcgatgcgagcggaggcggaacggacgcgcacgcagcttatggctgcatatcgcgagctgggtgcgcggaccggtgacttcgaggtgccggagcgagaggccgggcttcgctgtctggaatgggtgcaggaggagctgcaggagctccccactgtcttggaggggttaatgtcgttcacctccctggtcacctgcgagggggcgatgaacgcactctctcgcgaagggtgccggcactttgaggccctcgactaggcagatgaagattttgggcgagatatctataaggtcgaagaccccgtggtgaaggaatccgccggggccctctatgaccggatgtggggtctgtacggtcgtgaggtggtcagggagcgggccgaggctgcgagggctcaggtaacgttgtcgtttgttcggcgtttgctggatgtggtctgtgcgtgtgtttgctgaatttttgtgtgttttgtcttaggcggagcgtggcgagcgggtggacgacttcggggcactaaacagcgcgctgcctgacccggagccgacccccgcggaggccgcgactggagtcgccctggaaccgaccccggagactgcggaagacgcgccaggcgcccccacatctgctgcggccggcgaagacctgcccccaaaggtggccgaaggcgcgcctgatgcccccgcagctgctgcgccgagcgctgaagatcccgcggcggtggtggcggaagcagcggcggagccaacggcggaggctcccacagcggcagggccttcgcaggtggcgtagtgggtgtttagggttggggaatttttggatgttgtactgaattttggttgctgcgcaggttcaagattttgggcctgcgcacgcaaccgctactactgagtttttggcggcttcgaccgcggaaggtggaaatgaatatggtggatctgtatctgagttttttgattttactgactctgggagctcggttgagtggactgaggagtcgtcggaggaggatttggattattttgcggccttggacgtggctgcggcggaggcttcgccacacgctgcggacgcgccagacgtgccaggtccaagcaccgggcgccgacgacgaagggcggttgcaaagcgtagggttagcgcagaggaaggggctcggcttcgcgtgagtagggctggtcggcaggagctgttgtctttgccggctgctgtgggtacaggggaaggggaactgcgaagtctttttgcgggtgaagaacttaggataatgttatttaattatagggagatgggaattattccaaaggttgagccgatgtagagcgtggtgccctcgcttgtatatgtgtaagggcttgtaagatgaagttgtgtgccctcgcgtgcctgtgcctgcgagggcgctgtgtactttgtctggtatggttggttatgctgtgctggtgtgattatagtcggtcttggcgcggatggtttgatgttgtcgtttctgcttttgttgtactagttcggctgcgcccttaggcggcttctgcgtggagtctttgcgatagacttcgggctttttcgcacttgttgtgctagtccggctgcacccttaggcgacttctgcgtggatagtcttcgtgatagacttgggattttttcgcacttgttgtgcttagtccggctgcacccttaggcgacttctgcgcggatagtcttcgcgataggcatcggattttttcgcacttgttgtgcttagtccggctgcacctttaggcgacttctgcgcggatagtcttcgcgatagacatcggattttttcgcacttgttgtgcttagtccggctgcacccttaggcgacttctgcgcggatagtcttcgcgatagacttcggattttttcgcacttgttgtgcttagtccggctgcacccttaggcgacttctgcgcggatagtcttcgcgatagacttcggattttttcgcacttgttgtgcttagtccggctgcacccttaggcgacttctgcgcggatagtcttcgcgatagacttcggattttttcgcacttgttgtgcttagtccggctgcacccttaggcgacttctgcgcggatagtcttcgcgatagacttcggattttttcgcacttgttgtgcttagtccggctgcacctttgggcgacttctgcgcggatttgtcgcacgcgagggtggctagcgcttggcctcgcggtgacttctaattggtcgaatgccgaagaccgttgtcgcggtcttttttcgacacatgtttttgtgggggatttttgtcacatatattacatggctccgcctcgttaaaaacctcaccccccgggaggaaaagagtgcgggccggtacaagattgcttgcggcgaattacaagggcgagatcagccctaaatgggtcaaacaaaaaatttgcgaaggttgtcgatgttccaggagtgctccaggtcctcgccatttggcgttgtgagcctgtaagcgctgggggaagcttttgacttgactatgaagggcccctcccacttgggctccaacttgcccttggactccgtccgaactgttcggacgagtacgaggtccccctcgctgaactctctcgggatgactgcgtggtcgcgccatgctttggtctgggcttggtatttgtttagggcctgtagggcgaagacccggtctccgtcaatgagatcttttgaagttggctcgtccacgtcggggacggctgacggaactgtacgcggggacccatgctttatttcttgcggggtcattgcctccgatccgtatagaaggcggaaaggagtgaacccggtcgccctgcactcagttgtgtttagcgcccagactgcctccggcaataaatcggtccatctgcctttttttcgtcgaggagcatctttttgacagctgtgaagattttcccattggcacgctccacgaccccgttggaatgcggatgatagactgaagcgaaggcaagcttggtgccgatggagaaacaaaaatccttgaaatcttggctgtcgaactgcttgccgttgtcaactatcagctcggatggtactccgaagcggcaaacaatgttctgccagaagaatttttgggcagtctttgatgtgattgtggaaacagccctcgcttcaatccatttggtgaagtattcgacggctacgaaggcgaacttaaggttcccctgagcggtgggcaggggcccgacaatgtccaggctccagcgctggagaggccatgtatgggcaatcagctttgtatattgcgaggggttgcctgaccgaggagagaacttctggcgggcttcgcaggaccttgtgactcgatttgcggcgcagatcattgcaggccagtaaaacccttgtcggatcaccttggcagccagggcccttggccctgcgtgcgagccgcacgtgccactgtggacttcgcgtaggatttgcatgccttcggtttcggtgacgcatttaagcattggctgactgacccctttcttgtataattggccctcaatcagtgcgaagtcccggcttcgatgtctgaggcgctttgcctcactgacgtcggttggatgatagtacccctgtaggaacagggttattggtgcccgccagtcttcggtcatgattaggttgactatacggtggccctcgctatcattagttatctggagcccttcggggctccggacggctggcgtgccgatggtgtgaaagaacacgtcggagggcaggggctcgcccctggcggcggccttggctaatgcatcggcctcctcgttcttggccctatccacatgctgcagggtgaatcccttgaactgtctctcgagacttcggatagccgcgaggtattgcatgagcgcgaggtcttttgctgcatagtctttctcgacctggccgacaactatcttggagtctgtcttgatgatacatgtggtgactccgagggcccttagcttgcggaggccgaggataaccgcttcatactctgctatgttgtttgtacatttgtcggattccagagcgaagttgaggcatgctgcatatctgtgtttgactccggctggtgaggtgacgactgcagcgacgcctgcccccgcatggcaccatgcgccgtcgcaatggatggtccagaccttctctgtggacgggtccggctgcgttactggcccagtccagtcgacgacgaagtctgccaggacttgcgacttgatggctgtcctgggctcgaagctgatgtggtagccggagagttcggctgcccacttggcaatcctcactgatgcctccgggtttctgaatagttcaccgagccccctgtctgaggtaactcggaccttgaatgcttcaaagtaatggcgcagcttgcgcgaggacataacaactgcgtaggcgatcttctccagctctgtcatgttgcatttggacggtgtcaggacttcggagacatagtaaacagggcactgtctgactgcgccctcgactgtctgctcctgcactagtgccgcgctgaccgcgtgcggcgaagccgcgacatagagcaatagggggagcgaggagtcggggcttgtgaggatggccagctccgacaggtactgttttagtgaggcgaaggccgctgcttgctccggtccccaggcgaagtctttcgcaccgcggagtgttttgaggaagggaaacttcgctcggcggacctggaaatgaatctgttgagagcggccaatctgcctgtcagacgctggacgtccctggcggactgtggGGGCGACAtgccgacgatggcctggatcttggttgggttggcctcgatgccgcggtgtgacaccaagtagcccaatatcttgccctgacgAACACCGAAgatgcacttttccgggtttaggcggagtcgtgcatctcgcatgttcgcgaatgtctcggccaggtcggcgagatggtcctccttattcttgctggcgacgacgatgtcgtccacatatgtgaatatatttctgctgacctgcccttcgagtactgttttggtgagtctggagaaggtggacccggcattcttgagaccctccggcattctgacgaagcaataagtgccgaagggtgttataaagctggtgctagccttgtcttcctccttcatgtatatctggtgatagccggagaagcagtcgaggagagacatgacctcgcatccggccgcgctatcgactattttgtcgatccgcggcagcgggaaattgtcctttggtcaggccttattgagactggtgaagtctatgcacattcgccatttcccgctttttttctgcaccattacaacattggagagccacgtggggtaagccactggctcgatgaatttagcctccaggaggcggtgcacctccgccttggcggcctctgtcttttcgtctgacattttgcgaagcctctgctttttgggtcgcgccgaagggtcaattcccaagctgtgctcgattatggatcggctgactccgaccagatcgagggcggaccaggcgaagacatctttattcttggccaggcagcagaggagtctctcttcttcaagtgaggtgaggtcttcgctgatagtgactgtctgcttgggcgtggcctgatcgagggggacagtcttggtcccgtcttggctctgcaactgtgccttgtcgtgctgcttatcggttgggctggcaggcatggggacctcgcgctgggtcgttagacagtgtacgttcctctggccaggcacgaagtcccgctctatgttgcgcgccgtctgctggttgccgtagattgtaatggcgcctagcggacctggtatcttcatacataggtacagcccgtggatggcagcttcgaacttattgatggagccccggcccatgatggcgttgtatggatataccatgt
This genomic window contains:
- the LOC100276610 gene encoding uncharacterized protein LOC100276610, with translation MMACALAVAWPAASLAPSGKRNLSGGRPPWLPSPRPSGSRRASLLLPRRRSQKTAFVVGGAASFCTASLKRSPRMRGHGEQVCATRRRRADIQSDTYVLMEPGMDEAFVSREELEERLKGWLKNWPRDTLPPDLARFGTVDEAVSYLVRSVCVLEIDGDVGSVEWYQVQLD